A window of Desulfovibrio sp. TomC genomic DNA:
CGTCAACGCACTGCCGTTATGGGTCGTGCTGGAAAGGTTGCCGTTGAGCAGATAGATGCCGTTAAAATCCGTGGCGCTGGCGATTCGGGTGATTTCCGAGGCCATGGCCTGGTATTCGGAGTCGATGATCAGGCGCTGGGCCGAGGTATAGGTGCCGGTGGCAGCCTGTTCGGCCAGTTCCTTCATGCGAATGAGCTTTTCATCGACAACCTGCAACGCGCCGTCGGCGGTCTGGATCAGCGAGATGGCGTCGTTGGCGTTGCGCACGCCCTGGTTGAGCGTGGAAATATCCGACCGCATCAGCTCGCGGATGGCCAGTCCGGCCGCATCGTCGGCGGCAGTGGTGATGCGCAGGCCCGAAGACAATCTGCGGGTCGAAGTCGCCAGAGCGCCATACGAATTGGACAGATTCCGCGAGGCGTTGGCAGCCATCATGTTGTGATTGATAACCAGAGACATAGAAACCTCCTTGTTGCAACCAGACGATCCGTGTTGGTTTTGCCTAGTTAAAGCAGGAGGCGTTCCAAAGTCATTTTATTCTTTAATTCAATATGGTTACTATTCGATGATTGGTCCCTGGGAAAAAAAGTTCCGCCCGCTTCGCCAATAAACCAGCACAACACCCCGGCCACAGCCTGGTTCGCCTTGCCGGACGCCGCCCGGCAGGCAACCTTTGCCGAGCCGGGCCAAACGAAACCGCCCCCCGGCCATTTTGACCAGGGGGCGGTTTGGATCGACCCAGCCGGAGGCCGGCCCGGTTTACCGCTTGAGCTGAATGACTTCCGAAAGCATGGAGTCGACGGTGGTAATGGTCTTGCTGTTGGCCTCGAACCCGCGCTGGGTGAGGATCATGCTGACCATTTCCGTGGCCATGTCCACGTTGGAGGTTTCCAGGGTGTTGCCCGAGATAGAGCCCACGGAACCGGTGTTGGCCCGGTTGGTCGTGCCTTGGCCGGATTCCAGGGTGGCGGCGTAGAGGTTGCTGCCCTGGCGGCTTAGGCCTTGCGTGTTGGTGAAGTTGGCCAGGGCCAGGGCCCACAGCTTCTGGGTCTGGCCGTTGGAGAAGGTGCCGGTCAGGATGCCGTCGGCATCCACCGAGACGCTGGTCAAAAGGCCCGAGGTGTAGCCGTTTTGCGAACTGAACACGGTGGAGGACGATGTCGCGTAACTGGTGGTCACGGTGCTGTTGACCGTGGTTGTGGCCGGGTTAAACGAGACCAAGTCCAGGGGATCGCCGGAAGTGTCGGCAGCGGAGAGCAGCGTGCCGTTGGCTCCGGCCACAAAACCCTTCTTGTTGCTGAGGCCGACATTGAGGGCAATGTTGAGCGCATTGGGCGAATCGGTGAAGCTCGCGCCGGAGACGGACTTGAAGTTGGCGGTAAAGACCGGATAGCCGTTTTTCACGCTGGCCGCCGCCCACTGGGTGTTGTTGAAGGCGCCGCCGACGGCGTTGCTGGCCTGCAGGGTATAGGAACTCATATTTTCCAGGCTGCCCGAAGAGTCGAAGGTCATGGTGCCGGTCATAAGCAGGCCGGCAGTGGCCGTTCCGGCGATGGGGTTGCCGGCGGAATCGATGCGGCCGTCCTCGCTGGGATCGCAGGTGACGCAGTATTCCCAGTAATCCTTGCCGTCGGAGCTGGTGATCTTGTCGTAATAGGTGGTCAGGGTATGGGGCGATCCGTTTTCGTCGTAGACCTTCATGGTGGTCTGGTAGCCATACGCCGTGGACGGCATGGCCGGGCTGGAGGTGCCGTTCCACTGGGCGGTCATGGCCGAATAGTAATCGGTGCCGACGGTACGGGTATTCTGGCTGGTCGTATCGGAATCGAGCTGGGTGACCATGGTCATGCTGGACGTGGCCTTGGCCGGACTGGTGAACTGGGTGAGGCGAATATCCTGAATCTCGCCGGTCACCGGCACCTGGCTTAAAACCGTGCCGGCGGCGTCGGCTGAATCCATGCGGTCCTGATCCACCTTCCACCCCTGGACAGCCAGACCCTGCGGGCTGGTCAGGTAGCCGTCGGAATCGAAGCTGAAGTTTCCGGCCCGGGTATAGTAGTTGGTGGTGTTGCCGGTGTTGAGCATCTTGCCGTTGGACCCGACCTGGCTCTTCTGCTTGACCATGAAAAAGCCGTTGCCGCTGATCGCCATGTCCAGGTTCTCGCTGGTGGTCTCAAGACCTCCCTGGGAGAAATCCGACACCACCGTGCCCACGCGCACGCCGCGACCGATCTGCTTGACGCCGGCGGCGGTGCCGACGTCGGCGCTCATGAGGTCCATGAAATCGGTTCGCGCGCCCTTGAAGCCCACGGTGTTGACGTTGGCCAAATTGTTGCCGATGGTGCTCATCTTCGTCGAGTTCGCCAGCAGGCCCGAAACCCCGGACCACATGGATGTTCCTAATCCGACTGCCATAACTAACTCCTTTCCTTATCTTTTCCGCGCCGGCCTAGGACTTGCTATCGCCTGCGCTCGACGAATTGACGACGTTGGTGATGTCGGAGAAGGCCACATTGCGGCCGTTGCCGATATCGAGATAGTATGTTCCGCTGACCTGCTGGATGCCGGTGACGGTGCCGGTCATGGTAGAGGAAACCTTCATGACGTCGCCATCGGCGTTGGTGGCCGTGACGGCCACCTGGTACTGCCCGTCATCCATGACATTGCCGTCATAATCCTTGCCGTCCCAGTCAAATTCCACCTGACCGGCCTTGGCAGCCCCGGTGTCCACGGTGCGCACGATGTTGCCGCTGCTGTCCAAGATGTTGACCAGACAGGTGGAGGCATCCTCTGGCAATGTGAAGGTCACTGCGGTGGCATCTCCGTCCGTGAGTCCGATGGCTGTGCCAGTTGCTTCGATGGTCTTGCCTATAAAATTGACAGCCCCAAGAAGCTGCTGTTCCTGGCCGATGGTGGACAGTTTTTCGATGCCGGTATTGATCTCGGTGAGCTGCTCCACGCTTGAGAACTGCGCCAGTTCGGCCACGAATTCCTTGTCGTCCATGGGACTGAGAGGATCCTGGTACTGCAGCTGGGTCACAAGCAGCTGCAGGAAGGCGTCCATCCCCAACGAAGACGTGCCGGAGTCCTTCGTCGTCGAGCTGGCGGTGCTGCTCGAGGTGGAGGCAAGAAGGCTGCTGACGTAACTCATGGCCTACTCCGTTATCAGGCAAAAAGGTCGAGGCCGGAGGCTCGGGCTGTCATGGCCCCCGGTATGGCGGAACTGTCAAAGTCACTTGCGGCGGCTTCCCGGGCCAGACGGACCGAAGAGCGGATACGCTCCTGGGCCTCGCGCTGCTCACGGGCTTCATTGTGGCGTTCGGGGCTGTCCCAACCGGCCTGATTGTCCTGAGCCAGTCCGGTCTGCACATCGAGCTTGGCGACCTTGAAGCCCTGGTCTTCCAGGGTCTGCTTGATCTTGCCGGCCTGCTCCTGCAACGCGGCCGCTGCGTCGGCGTTGTCGGCGGTGATCACGGCGCGGACTTCCTTGTCCTTGACGGAAAGCGTCACCGAAACGGGGCCCAGTTCGTCCGGGGTCAGGTTGACGGTGAGCTGCTTGGCTTCCTGGGCGACGCCCTTTAAAATGCCGGTTTCGACCTGCTTGGCCACCCGGGCGGCCAGGGCCGGATCAAGGGTCTTGCCCGACTGATTGGCCGTTGACGTCTTCAGGGCGTCCATGGCGGCCAGGACCGGCGTGGCCTCGGCGGTCTGGGTCGTCAGGCTGGCGGCGTCGGCCTTGCCGCCGAAACGGATCTTGCTCATAAGCTCGGCCATGGACCCGTCCTGGCCGGGCTGGCCAAAGGCGTTCTCGCCGGACGCGCCCTGCTGGCCGCCAGAAAAATTCGCGGTTGTCTGGCCGGCGGCGGCCTGGGTTACGGCGGTGGTCTTTTGCGTGGACCCGGCAGCGGTATCGGACTGGACCGTCTTTTGAGCCAGGGCGGCCTCGTCGGGTTGACCGGCGAGCCCCGCCTGTTCGGCGGCCACGGCTCCGGCCTTGCCGGCCAGTTCGGCCGTCACGGTCGGTTGGGAAGCGGCTGTATGGGTCGCTTGGGCTGTTTGCTCGCCTGTTGCCGCGCCGGCACTGGCGGAGGTCTTGGCGCTGCCGGCGGTCGGGTCCGTATCCTGAGCAACGCCCTGCCCGGCCAGGGGAACGTCGGCCAGGGCGTCGAGTCCGGAAGCCCCATTGCCCTGCCCATTGCTCATGGCCACAATCTGGCCGGCCTTGCGGGCCACATCGTCCTGGTGCAGATCGGAATTGCGGCTTGTCGCTTCCCGCTGCCAGGCATTGGCCAGGACCGAAGACGCTGCGTCGCGGAAATCGGACAGGGCTTGGTTTTCCTTGCCGATCTGGGCCGCCAGTTCGTTTTTGACCAGCCCCATGGCGGTGACCAGCCCCTGACCGGACAGCCCGGCCTCGGCCCCGGACTGGGTAAACAGGGCGGCCAGCCGGGCTTGGGCGTCGTCGGACAGATTCATGGCCCGGCCCAGGGTGGTCAGTTCCGAGGCATTGAGACTAAACGATTCGTTGCCCGAGAGTGCGTCAAGCTTGCCGTTGACAGAAGACCACACCGACTGGGTTTCGCCCCGGGACAGGGCGTCGATCATCTTCTGGGATTCGTCCTGGGTGAAGCCGAGCTTGCCAAAAAGGCCGAGCAGCTGGACCTGGTCGTCGTTGGAAATGGTCTTTTTTCCCGACTTCTCGGTGGTTGCGACCTTCTTTTCGACTTCGGTCATAAGCTCGCCCCAGGTCAGGCTCTTGCCGTCGCCGGCCCGCTCTTCCAGGGCGTCGAGCTCTTCGTCGGTGAACCCCTGGTCCTTGAGCTCGGGCCGCAGGGCGGCAATATCTTCCCGGGTCATGGGGAGCTTCTTGAGGTCTTCATCACTGGGAGCGGCGGCGGCCTCGGTCAGATCCGCAGCATCCTGGGTCTGGGACTGATTCGTTGTGGTCGAGAG
This region includes:
- a CDS encoding flagellin N-terminal helical domain-containing protein; translation: MSLVINHNMMAANASRNLSNSYGALATSTRRLSSGLRITTAADDAAGLAIRELMRSDISTLNQGVRNANDAISLIQTADGALQVVDEKLIRMKELAEQAATGTYTSAQRLIIDSEYQAMASEITRIASATDFNGIYLLNGNLSSTTHNGSALTPQGKLKVHFGTGNSSSEDYYYVQIGCSTASAFGLGMGAASTSPGGRSISTQDLAQKALEAITAAIVSKDKIRANLGALQNRLENTISNLQIQAENLQSAESQISDVDVATEMTEFVRNQILTQSAVAMLSQANSLPKMAMQLISG
- a CDS encoding flagellar hook protein FlgE, yielding MAVGLGTSMWSGVSGLLANSTKMSTIGNNLANVNTVGFKGARTDFMDLMSADVGTAAGVKQIGRGVRVGTVVSDFSQGGLETTSENLDMAISGNGFFMVKQKSQVGSNGKMLNTGNTTNYYTRAGNFSFDSDGYLTSPQGLAVQGWKVDQDRMDSADAAGTVLSQVPVTGEIQDIRLTQFTSPAKATSSMTMVTQLDSDTTSQNTRTVGTDYYSAMTAQWNGTSSPAMPSTAYGYQTTMKVYDENGSPHTLTTYYDKITSSDGKDYWEYCVTCDPSEDGRIDSAGNPIAGTATAGLLMTGTMTFDSSGSLENMSSYTLQASNAVGGAFNNTQWAAASVKNGYPVFTANFKSVSGASFTDSPNALNIALNVGLSNKKGFVAGANGTLLSAADTSGDPLDLVSFNPATTTVNSTVTTSYATSSSTVFSSQNGYTSGLLTSVSVDADGILTGTFSNGQTQKLWALALANFTNTQGLSRQGSNLYAATLESGQGTTNRANTGSVGSISGNTLETSNVDMATEMVSMILTQRGFEANSKTITTVDSMLSEVIQLKR
- a CDS encoding flagellar hook assembly protein FlgD yields the protein MSYVSSLLASTSSSTASSTTKDSGTSSLGMDAFLQLLVTQLQYQDPLSPMDDKEFVAELAQFSSVEQLTEINTGIEKLSTIGQEQQLLGAVNFIGKTIEATGTAIGLTDGDATAVTFTLPEDASTCLVNILDSSGNIVRTVDTGAAKAGQVEFDWDGKDYDGNVMDDGQYQVAVTATNADGDVMKVSSTMTGTVTGIQQVSGTYYLDIGNGRNVAFSDITNVVNSSSAGDSKS
- a CDS encoding flagellar hook-length control protein FliK, with amino-acid sequence MQILPLIQSRTASSTADAALMGSAGLGSRQSALFASILDSARTGSSSSTALSTTTNQSQTQDAADLTEAAAAPSDEDLKKLPMTREDIAALRPELKDQGFTDEELDALEERAGDGKSLTWGELMTEVEKKVATTEKSGKKTISNDDQVQLLGLFGKLGFTQDESQKMIDALSRGETQSVWSSVNGKLDALSGNESFSLNASELTTLGRAMNLSDDAQARLAALFTQSGAEAGLSGQGLVTAMGLVKNELAAQIGKENQALSDFRDAASSVLANAWQREATSRNSDLHQDDVARKAGQIVAMSNGQGNGASGLDALADVPLAGQGVAQDTDPTAGSAKTSASAGAATGEQTAQATHTAASQPTVTAELAGKAGAVAAEQAGLAGQPDEAALAQKTVQSDTAAGSTQKTTAVTQAAAGQTTANFSGGQQGASGENAFGQPGQDGSMAELMSKIRFGGKADAASLTTQTAEATPVLAAMDALKTSTANQSGKTLDPALAARVAKQVETGILKGVAQEAKQLTVNLTPDELGPVSVTLSVKDKEVRAVITADNADAAAALQEQAGKIKQTLEDQGFKVAKLDVQTGLAQDNQAGWDSPERHNEAREQREAQERIRSSVRLAREAAASDFDSSAIPGAMTARASGLDLFA